The proteins below come from a single Vibrio natriegens NBRC 15636 = ATCC 14048 = DSM 759 genomic window:
- a CDS encoding ABC transporter permease subunit codes for MLSYFLRRLALVIPTFLGITILIFAITRFVPGGPVERMLSQMQSQGDGAASMTSAGGNTALSDDQIAELNAFYGLDKPVMEAYVEWLSRLVTLDLGESTRYYEPVSEMIAERLPVSLFYGGMTFFISYFISIPLGYYKALKHGSVFDSSSSILIFVGYALPGYVVGVLLITLFSYHLEWFPMGGFVGDDFDDYETFFERAKDIMWHAVLPLICYLIGDFATLTMTMKNNLMENLSSDYIRTAIAKGLPFKKAVRRHALRNSLIPIASHFGNSLLFFMTGAFLIEVIFNIDGIGLLGYESIMERDYPVVMGIVAINAILLLIGNIISDVCVALVDPRVKFGA; via the coding sequence ATGCTGTCGTACTTTTTACGCCGTTTAGCGTTAGTGATTCCGACGTTTCTCGGAATTACCATTCTTATTTTCGCCATTACTCGTTTTGTACCGGGTGGACCTGTTGAGCGTATGTTGTCTCAAATGCAATCACAGGGAGATGGCGCCGCCTCTATGACGTCTGCGGGTGGTAACACCGCGCTTTCTGACGATCAAATCGCAGAGTTAAATGCTTTCTATGGTTTGGACAAGCCAGTGATGGAAGCGTATGTCGAGTGGTTAAGCCGTTTGGTTACTTTAGATCTTGGCGAATCAACCCGTTACTACGAGCCAGTATCAGAGATGATTGCAGAACGCCTGCCTGTTTCTCTGTTTTACGGAGGGATGACGTTCTTTATCAGTTACTTCATCTCCATTCCTCTCGGTTATTACAAGGCGCTCAAGCATGGCTCCGTGTTTGATTCCTCTTCCTCGATATTGATATTTGTTGGCTATGCCTTACCTGGGTATGTGGTGGGCGTGCTTCTCATTACCTTGTTCAGTTATCACCTCGAGTGGTTCCCTATGGGAGGCTTTGTTGGCGATGACTTCGATGACTATGAAACCTTCTTTGAGCGAGCCAAGGACATCATGTGGCATGCCGTGTTGCCATTGATTTGTTATCTGATTGGTGACTTTGCCACGCTGACAATGACGATGAAAAACAACCTGATGGAAAACCTGTCATCAGATTACATTCGTACTGCAATCGCAAAAGGTTTGCCGTTCAAGAAAGCTGTTCGCCGACATGCTTTGCGTAACAGTTTAATTCCGATTGCGAGCCATTTCGGTAACTCTTTACTTTTCTTTATGACGGGCGCATTCCTGATCGAGGTTATCTTTAACATTGATGGTATTGGCCTGCTGGGCTACGAGTCCATTATGGAGCGTGATTATCCTGTAGTAATGGGCATTGTTGCCATCAACGCGATCTTGTTGTTGATCGGTAACATCATTTCAGATGTCTGTGTTGCTTTAGTCGACCCTCGTGTGAAGTTTGGAGCGTAA
- a CDS encoding ABC transporter permease — protein sequence MFTVSPLTQKKIRHFKEIKRGYWSFVVLSIMLILSLFAELLINSKALVVKYDGSFYFPVVSDVRLGSDFGQNSASEADYRVLQRVFEEEGGDNFVILPIVPWNPYEQDFSGDFPPTAPSAENKHYLGTDVIGRDILARLVYGFRTAMGFALLTMIVSYAIGTAVGCAMGFWGGKFDLFVQRLIEIWSMVPFLYVIMILVSIVQPTFALFVAINVLFSWMGMTWYMRTMTYKESAREYVMAARALGASTGRILFNHILPNTMVMIVTLAPFTIAANITALTALDYLGLGLMPPTPSWGELLQQGKSNLDSPWIVSSVVTSIVLVLVMVTFIGEAIRAAFDPKKFTRYV from the coding sequence ATGTTTACAGTCAGTCCATTAACTCAAAAGAAAATTCGCCACTTTAAAGAGATCAAACGTGGTTACTGGTCGTTCGTGGTGTTATCAATCATGTTGATCCTCTCTCTGTTTGCAGAGCTGTTGATCAACAGTAAAGCTCTCGTCGTGAAGTATGACGGCAGCTTCTATTTTCCTGTGGTCAGTGATGTGCGCTTAGGCAGTGATTTCGGCCAAAATTCCGCAAGTGAAGCAGATTACCGTGTGCTACAGAGGGTGTTCGAAGAGGAAGGTGGAGATAATTTTGTCATTTTGCCGATCGTTCCTTGGAACCCGTATGAGCAGGATTTCAGTGGTGATTTTCCACCAACAGCACCGAGCGCTGAGAATAAGCACTATTTAGGTACTGACGTTATCGGTCGAGATATTTTAGCTCGTCTGGTTTATGGCTTTAGAACCGCGATGGGATTTGCTTTGCTAACCATGATCGTCTCGTACGCGATTGGTACAGCAGTAGGTTGTGCGATGGGTTTCTGGGGAGGCAAATTCGATTTGTTCGTTCAGCGATTGATCGAAATTTGGTCGATGGTGCCATTCCTGTACGTGATTATGATTCTGGTTTCAATCGTTCAGCCCACCTTTGCGCTCTTCGTCGCCATCAACGTGCTCTTCTCCTGGATGGGGATGACGTGGTACATGCGGACCATGACCTATAAAGAGTCGGCTCGTGAATACGTAATGGCAGCGCGTGCTTTGGGTGCATCAACGGGACGTATTCTATTTAATCATATACTTCCTAATACGATGGTTATGATTGTAACACTGGCTCCATTTACTATTGCGGCTAACATTACTGCACTAACAGCGTTAGATTACTTAGGCCTTGGCCTAATGCCACCAACACCGAGCTGGGGTGAGCTACTGCAACAAGGTAAGTCGAATTTAGACTCGCCATGGATTGTGTCTTCAGTAGTGACTTCGATTGTATTGGTATTGGTGATGGTGACCTTCATTGGTGAAGCGATCCGAGCGGCTTTCGACCCGAAAAAATTCACACGCTATGTTTAA
- a CDS encoding extracellular solute-binding protein, with protein sequence MNRLLLASTLTALSFGVMSATLPTDLEWKTSWDEPQYGSPEAKRGGTYRTYMSSFPQTLRSVGPDANAGLRAFLLDDTPGLVVRHPDTLEFIPELANEWALAGDNKTVYFRLNPEAKWSDGKPVTADDFVFMLKFYRSADILEPWYNDYYNKTVADVIKFDDHTFSVVAAKEFNQEELMLRMGALRPRPAHFYANPAKDENGDGIHDDFVRYYNFKSEPTTSAYYLDDIKKGKSVTFKHVGKDWWGYSNKYYQNRYNVDKIRITVIRDNDIAMKHFEKGNLDAFGLILPSLWHDKSNTEPYQKGYIEKFWGYNQYPVGAGGLWINTAQPLLNDLNVRKGVTYATDFDGMIENVLRGDYSRKPNPTGFGHGKYSLPDVKAPAFDVDKAIAAFEAAGFDQIGADGIRVNSEGQRLSFELTYGTPVHTPRIAYLKEQAKLAGLDIELKLVDGSSMFKYVREKKHDLAFLTMSTSEIPTYWEYFHSVNANKPQTNNFTNYSTPELDEKIMEYRFGLDMDKKIKLGHEIQRNIIDAHVIISGYMVPYVRYGHWRWLKLPEKPMNRMTEALYSDGVIGDGTYWIDSDVKKETQKAMKSGKTFEPVVEIDDTYKL encoded by the coding sequence ATGAATAGATTACTTTTAGCGTCTACGTTGACCGCCCTGAGTTTCGGTGTGATGTCCGCGACGCTCCCGACTGACTTAGAATGGAAAACAAGTTGGGATGAGCCGCAATATGGTTCTCCAGAAGCTAAGCGTGGCGGTACTTATCGTACTTATATGTCGAGTTTTCCACAGACATTACGTAGCGTAGGGCCAGACGCGAACGCAGGACTGCGTGCTTTCTTGTTAGATGACACTCCGGGGTTGGTGGTGCGCCATCCGGATACTTTGGAATTCATTCCTGAGTTGGCAAATGAATGGGCGTTGGCTGGTGATAATAAGACGGTTTACTTCCGACTAAACCCGGAAGCGAAATGGTCGGATGGCAAGCCAGTGACTGCAGACGATTTTGTCTTCATGCTCAAGTTCTACCGCTCCGCAGATATTCTTGAGCCTTGGTATAACGATTACTACAACAAAACGGTCGCAGATGTCATTAAATTCGATGATCACACGTTTTCAGTTGTTGCGGCTAAAGAGTTCAACCAAGAAGAACTGATGTTGAGAATGGGCGCGTTACGCCCACGCCCAGCGCACTTCTATGCTAACCCTGCCAAAGATGAAAACGGCGATGGCATCCATGATGATTTTGTTCGTTACTACAACTTTAAAAGTGAACCAACCACTAGCGCTTATTACTTGGACGATATCAAGAAAGGCAAAAGCGTAACGTTTAAACACGTTGGTAAAGACTGGTGGGGCTATAGCAATAAGTACTACCAAAACCGCTACAACGTCGACAAGATTCGTATCACTGTCATTCGTGATAATGACATTGCGATGAAGCACTTTGAGAAAGGCAATCTCGACGCCTTTGGCTTAATACTACCAAGTTTGTGGCATGATAAATCGAACACGGAACCGTATCAAAAGGGCTACATCGAGAAGTTCTGGGGCTACAACCAATATCCTGTAGGGGCTGGTGGCCTTTGGATCAACACGGCGCAACCGTTATTGAATGATCTTAATGTGCGCAAAGGTGTCACCTACGCGACGGATTTCGATGGCATGATCGAAAATGTCTTGCGCGGTGACTACTCTCGTAAGCCTAATCCAACCGGTTTTGGCCATGGCAAATACTCGCTGCCGGATGTAAAAGCACCCGCCTTTGATGTCGATAAAGCCATTGCAGCATTTGAAGCCGCAGGCTTTGACCAAATTGGGGCTGACGGTATTCGCGTTAACTCTGAAGGTCAGCGACTGAGTTTCGAGTTGACCTACGGAACGCCTGTTCACACCCCGCGTATTGCTTATCTAAAAGAGCAGGCTAAGTTGGCTGGTTTGGACATTGAACTGAAGCTGGTGGATGGTTCTTCGATGTTCAAATATGTGCGTGAGAAAAAGCACGATCTCGCTTTCCTGACCATGAGTACTTCTGAGATTCCAACCTATTGGGAATACTTCCATTCGGTCAATGCCAATAAGCCGCAAACGAACAACTTCACCAATTACAGCACACCAGAGCTGGATGAAAAAATCATGGAGTATCGTTTCGGTTTAGATATGGATAAGAAAATCAAACTCGGACACGAAATACAGCGCAACATTATCGACGCGCACGTGATCATCTCGGGCTACATGGTGCCTTACGTTCGCTACGGCCACTGGCGCTGGCTGAAGCTACCAGAAAAACCGATGAACCGTATGACAGAAGCACTTTACAGTGATGGTGTTATTGGTGACGGCACATACTGGATCGACAGTGATGTGAAAAAAGAAACTCAAAAAGCGATGAAATCGGGTAAGACATTCGAGCCTGTAGTTGAAATCGACGACACCTATAAGCTGTAA
- a CDS encoding ABC transporter ATP-binding protein, with amino-acid sequence MENDVILSVKDLEVEFMTDDGPVKVLHGVNFDVRAGRTLGLVGESGSGKSVTSMSIMGLLPKPYGNIVKGEVNYRGTNLVDLPANEMYAMRGNRISIIFQDPMTALNPVHTIGRQICEVLELHRPELDKKSRESYAIEMLDKVKIPMPEKRLNEYPHNLSGGMRQRVMIAMALACKPDILICDEPTTALDVTVQASILELMNDLQEETGMAMIFITHDLGVVAEVCDDVAVMYGGRIVEKAEIFELFDNPQHPYTERLMGLMPSLDNEPKQMIDIKPIDASMFAH; translated from the coding sequence ATGGAAAACGATGTAATTTTAAGTGTTAAAGACCTCGAAGTAGAATTTATGACCGACGATGGGCCGGTAAAAGTACTCCATGGTGTGAACTTTGATGTTCGAGCCGGGCGCACGCTTGGCTTAGTGGGTGAGTCGGGCAGTGGCAAGAGTGTGACTTCAATGTCTATTATGGGGCTGCTGCCGAAGCCATACGGCAATATTGTGAAGGGTGAAGTGAACTACCGCGGAACCAATCTGGTGGATTTGCCTGCAAATGAAATGTATGCCATGCGTGGTAACCGCATTTCTATTATCTTCCAGGATCCAATGACGGCACTGAACCCTGTTCACACCATCGGCCGTCAGATTTGTGAAGTACTCGAACTACACCGTCCAGAACTGGATAAGAAGTCACGCGAGTCCTATGCGATTGAAATGTTGGATAAAGTAAAAATTCCAATGCCAGAAAAGCGTCTTAACGAGTATCCGCACAACTTGTCTGGCGGTATGCGTCAGCGTGTCATGATCGCAATGGCACTGGCCTGTAAACCTGACATTTTGATCTGTGACGAACCAACAACTGCACTGGATGTAACCGTACAGGCGTCTATCCTTGAACTAATGAATGATCTTCAGGAAGAGACGGGTATGGCGATGATCTTCATTACGCACGACCTTGGTGTGGTGGCAGAAGTGTGCGACGACGTGGCTGTGATGTATGGCGGGCGCATTGTTGAAAAAGCAGAGATTTTTGAACTGTTTGATAACCCGCAGCACCCATACACCGAGCGTTTGATGGGATTGATGCCAAGCTTAGATAATGAACCTAAGCAGATGATCGACATCAAACCAATAGATGCAAGTATGTTTGCTCACTAG
- a CDS encoding ABC transporter ATP-binding protein, which produces MAKEVLRIENLKQHFVSGKGLFKKGYTIKAVDGVSLSVGEGETLGLVGESGCGKSTLGRTILKLYEPTEGKIFFEGKDITKLSVKEMRSLRKDMQIVFQDPMESLNQRHTIGMILEEPFVIHKIGTPAERKQWVKELLVKVGLPETAVNRYPHEFSGGQRQRIGIARAIALKPKLLICDESVSALDVSVQAQILNLLLQLQQEMNLAIIFISHDLSVVKHVSDKVAVMYFGKVVEAGNAKEIYANPQNEYTKKLLSAIPITHPKYRKKKRLAEKKQRVA; this is translated from the coding sequence ATGGCAAAAGAAGTATTAAGAATTGAAAATCTTAAGCAGCACTTTGTATCTGGTAAAGGACTGTTTAAGAAAGGCTACACGATTAAGGCCGTAGACGGTGTATCTCTGTCTGTTGGTGAAGGGGAAACACTGGGTCTGGTAGGAGAGTCAGGCTGTGGTAAAAGTACCTTAGGTCGAACTATATTAAAGCTTTACGAACCAACGGAAGGCAAAATCTTTTTCGAAGGCAAAGATATCACCAAGCTGTCGGTAAAAGAGATGCGCTCTCTGCGTAAAGACATGCAGATTGTATTTCAGGATCCGATGGAATCGCTTAACCAGCGCCATACCATCGGTATGATTCTGGAAGAACCCTTTGTTATTCATAAAATTGGGACGCCGGCTGAACGTAAGCAGTGGGTGAAAGAGTTATTGGTTAAGGTGGGCTTGCCAGAAACGGCAGTAAACCGTTATCCGCACGAATTTTCTGGTGGCCAACGTCAACGTATTGGTATCGCTCGAGCGATTGCGTTAAAACCAAAACTCTTGATTTGTGACGAGTCCGTTTCGGCGCTGGACGTTTCCGTTCAGGCTCAGATTCTGAACCTGCTGTTACAGCTGCAGCAAGAAATGAACCTGGCGATCATCTTTATCTCGCATGACTTATCGGTGGTTAAACATGTCTCAGACAAAGTGGCGGTGATGTACTTTGGTAAGGTGGTAGAAGCGGGGAACGCAAAAGAGATCTACGCTAACCCACAAAACGAATACACCAAAAAATTGCTGTCTGCTATTCCGATTACGCACCCTAAATACAGGAAGAAAAAGCGTTTGGCCGAAAAAAAGCAGCGAGTGGCGTAA
- a CDS encoding phosphate-starvation-inducible protein PsiE, which yields MASELPKSFSRPFLKIFHIFEAILLVAITLATLYAMVEEFIHVFIEKRVLLTDILLMFIYLEVLAMVRQFVMNGKIPVRYPIYIAMMAIARYITLGMKELDAVPVVWLSLAALILAAATLLIRIGHHYWPYVDNRTAEKDE from the coding sequence ATGGCGTCAGAGTTACCTAAATCATTCAGCCGACCGTTCTTAAAAATCTTCCATATCTTTGAGGCGATATTGTTGGTCGCTATTACCTTGGCGACCTTGTATGCCATGGTTGAAGAGTTCATCCATGTTTTTATTGAAAAGCGAGTACTGCTAACAGACATCTTGTTGATGTTTATCTATCTCGAAGTGTTAGCGATGGTTCGGCAGTTTGTGATGAACGGGAAAATTCCGGTTCGTTACCCTATCTATATTGCGATGATGGCGATTGCTCGTTACATCACTCTTGGCATGAAAGAGCTGGATGCGGTTCCTGTGGTTTGGCTATCTCTTGCGGCGTTGATACTTGCGGCGGCGACATTGTTAATTCGTATCGGTCATCATTACTGGCCGTACGTAGATAACCGCACGGCGGAAAAAGACGAGTAA